From the genome of Bactrocera oleae isolate idBacOlea1 chromosome 2, idBacOlea1, whole genome shotgun sequence, one region includes:
- the LOC106615106 gene encoding uncharacterized protein, with product MKVIQFVFVLCCLCVCATFGAPRLQQPTKWQPVAVTTVAPAVKNFARTAKRSPQTDSQFNETNFAFPLLPNNTDVVHESESEHSGKIYDHKHRMLLAVQSDVKVRDGVKQQEKSKISATRNDDPEARKRFKEGLKDLLSKLHPTLPVSASGIESESGLDRTNENVNGGLKTQQSKNRQRSSASLKTLDCEDIPHSEALLNSAILKELADAQSLTKPDVMSAVSIEGLSDLRRKLLKSRRNRMKMLPPFRRYPHFSWPPHSPAYNSFNLQHPYNCDCNYFINPVNDIGVPTIEYIWEDYDDIGENGADVVEAVKNVVK from the exons ATGAAAGTGATTCAGTTTGTCTTCGTTTTGTGTTGTCTTTGTGTGTGCGCAACTTTTGGTGCTCCAAGATTGCAACAGCCAACGAAGTGGCAACCCGTTGCTGTTACAACTGTCGCACCAGCAGTAAAGAATTTCGCAAGAACAGCAAAGAGAAGTCCCCAAACAGATTCACAGTTCAATGAAACGAATTTCGCTTTTCCGCTTTTGCCGAATAACACCGATGTTGTGCATGAATCGGAAAGTGAGCATAGCGGAAAAATTTACGATCATAAGCATCGAATGTTGCTGGCGGTGCAGTCGGATGTGAAAGTGCGTGATGGAGTTAAACAGCAAGAAA aatcGAAAATTTCCGCCACAAGAAACGATGATCCGGAAGCGCGAAAACGTTTTAAGGAGGGATTAAAAGACCTTTTATCGA AGCTCCACCCAACGCTACCGGTCTCTGCCTCCGGTATAGAGTCTGAGTCCGGATTAGATCGAACCAATGAAAACGTTAATGGCGGACTAAAAACTCAGCAGTCTAAAAATCGTCAACGTTCTTCAGCAAGTCTCAAGACACTTGATTGTGAAGACATTCCACACAGTGAAGCGTTATTGAATTCGGCAATTTTGAAGGAATTGGCAGACGCACAAAGTCTAACAAAACCTGATGTCATGTCAGCTGTCAGTATTGAAGGTTTATCAGATTTGAGGAGAAAATTGCTGAAGTCACGCCGTAATCGAATGAAAATGCTGCCGCCCTTTCGCAGATATCCTCATTTCTCTTGGCCACCGCATTCGCCTGCTTATAACAGTTTCAACTTGCAACATCCTTATAACTGTGATtgtaattatttcataaatCCTGTAAATGATATTGGTGTACCAACTATCGAATACATATGGGAAGATTATGATGATATTGGTGAAAATGGCGCCGATGTTGTAGAAGCGGTTAAGAATGTGGTGAAATGA